One window of Helicobacter winghamensis ATCC BAA-430 genomic DNA carries:
- the tsaE gene encoding tRNA (adenosine(37)-N6)-threonylcarbamoyltransferase complex ATPase subunit type 1 TsaE, translated as MELVLAQNEIPQLLKVLELSKNRGIYLLSGNLASGKTTLVKAMVEALGVEENVTSPTYLTALEYGESIYHYDIYQKDLNTLFALGFLEELEKEGWHFIEWGDENLAKILKNIGLPFWHILITQEGNKRKYSIRGI; from the coding sequence ATGGAGTTAGTTTTAGCGCAAAATGAGATTCCGCAATTGTTAAAAGTGTTAGAGTTGTCCAAAAATCGTGGAATCTATTTACTTAGCGGAAATTTGGCAAGCGGCAAAACAACACTTGTAAAAGCAATGGTAGAAGCACTTGGGGTAGAAGAAAATGTAACCTCGCCCACTTATTTAACAGCTTTAGAATATGGAGAGAGTATATATCATTATGATATTTATCAAAAGGACTTAAATACGCTCTTTGCGCTAGGCTTTTTAGAAGAGCTTGAAAAAGAAGGTTGGCATTTTATAGAGTGGGGTGATGAAAATTTGGCTAAAATTTTAAAAAATATTGGCTTGCCTTTTTGGCACATTTTGATAACACAAGAAGG